From the genome of Streptomyces sp. NBC_01317, one region includes:
- a CDS encoding ABC transporter permease — MSGDGFFDVPSDLQHSYLGLVALHLEEALIPVAGGLVLALLLAQLCVRHGWLYPPVLWGATVVYAIPSLAIFVVLIDYTGQSRTTVMIPLTLYTLVVLVPAIVDGIRSVPEETQAAATAMGFGPWRRFLRVELPIAVPAIFAGLRGATAASISLVSVGALIGNQGALGNMLTDAMFYHRPMLAVSSVVTTAVLAVLADVLLVVGRNLLTPWLPRGGQVKNPAVMLPGTLPAPRQKLESSR; from the coding sequence ATGAGCGGCGACGGCTTCTTCGACGTCCCCAGCGACCTCCAGCACAGCTACCTCGGCCTGGTGGCCCTGCACCTGGAGGAGGCGCTGATCCCGGTGGCCGGCGGGCTCGTACTGGCCCTGCTGCTCGCCCAGTTGTGCGTACGGCACGGGTGGCTGTACCCGCCGGTGCTCTGGGGCGCCACGGTCGTCTACGCGATCCCCTCGCTGGCGATCTTCGTGGTCCTGATCGACTACACCGGGCAGAGCCGGACCACGGTGATGATCCCGCTGACCCTCTACACCCTGGTGGTGCTCGTCCCGGCCATCGTGGACGGGATCAGATCCGTACCGGAGGAGACGCAGGCGGCGGCCACGGCGATGGGCTTCGGCCCCTGGCGCCGCTTTCTCCGCGTCGAGCTGCCCATCGCCGTCCCGGCGATCTTCGCCGGGCTGCGGGGCGCGACCGCCGCGAGCATCAGCCTGGTGAGCGTGGGCGCGCTGATCGGCAACCAGGGGGCGCTGGGGAACATGCTCACCGACGCGATGTTCTACCACCGGCCCATGCTGGCGGTGAGTTCCGTCGTCACGACGGCCGTGCTGGCGGTCCTCGCGGACGTCCTGCTCGTCGTCGGCCGCAACCTGCTCACCCCGTGGCTGCCGCGCGGCGGCCAGGTGAAGAACCCGGCCGTCATGCTGCCGGGGACCCTGCCCGCGCCCCGCCAGAAGCTGGAGAGCAGCCGGTGA
- a CDS encoding ABC transporter ATP-binding protein, with the protein MISIEAVTKRYADGTIAVDRLSLDIPDGSITVLVGPSGCGKTTTLRMINRMIEPTEGRILLDGDDLRQRPVNALRRSMGYVIQNAGLFQHRSVADNIATVPRMLGWDRKRARERAVELMGRVGLDPALAKRYPYQLSGGQQQRVGVARALAADPPVLLMDEPFSAVDPVVRKGLQDELLRIQAELGKTIVFVTHDIDEAIKLGDRIAVMRTGGRLAQFAPPGELLSAPADTFVEDFLGNDRGVRRLSFFTCEALALEPAPVVDAAGKVSAGKVSAGKASVKKTTAATPPVPYLLVTDAAGKPLGWRDPAAGEGAGESADAALIPCGRPFHAQRDSLRAALDGAVLSPTGWAVAVDDTGRVAGIASQEMIAAAIRTAHAAHERSGAASAETDAPVVAGT; encoded by the coding sequence TTGATCAGCATCGAAGCGGTGACGAAGCGCTACGCCGACGGGACGATCGCCGTCGATCGGCTCTCCCTGGACATTCCGGACGGTTCGATCACCGTGCTGGTGGGGCCCTCCGGGTGCGGGAAGACCACCACGCTGCGGATGATCAACCGGATGATCGAGCCCACCGAGGGCAGGATCCTGCTCGACGGGGACGACCTCAGGCAGCGGCCGGTCAACGCGCTGCGCCGGTCGATGGGGTACGTCATCCAGAACGCCGGGCTCTTCCAGCATCGTTCGGTGGCCGACAACATCGCGACGGTGCCGCGCATGCTCGGCTGGGACCGGAAGCGGGCCCGCGAGCGGGCGGTGGAGCTGATGGGGCGCGTCGGGCTGGACCCGGCCCTGGCCAAGCGCTATCCGTACCAGCTCTCCGGCGGCCAGCAGCAGCGGGTCGGGGTGGCCAGGGCGCTGGCGGCCGATCCGCCGGTGCTGCTGATGGACGAGCCGTTCTCGGCGGTCGACCCGGTGGTCCGCAAGGGGCTCCAGGACGAGCTGCTGCGTATCCAGGCCGAGTTGGGCAAGACCATCGTGTTCGTGACGCATGACATCGACGAGGCGATCAAGCTCGGCGACCGGATCGCGGTGATGCGGACGGGCGGCAGGCTCGCGCAGTTCGCGCCGCCCGGGGAACTGCTCTCGGCGCCCGCCGACACGTTTGTCGAGGACTTCCTGGGCAACGACCGCGGGGTCCGGCGGCTGTCGTTCTTCACGTGCGAGGCGCTCGCCCTCGAACCGGCGCCGGTGGTGGATGCCGCTGGAAAGGTGTCCGCCGGGAAGGTGTCCGCCGGGAAGGCGTCCGTGAAGAAGACGACCGCGGCGACCCCGCCCGTACCGTACCTGCTGGTCACCGACGCGGCGGGCAAGCCGCTCGGCTGGCGCGATCCGGCGGCCGGGGAGGGCGCCGGGGAGAGCGCCGACGCGGCGCTGATCCCGTGCGGGCGCCCGTTCCACGCTCAGCGGGACTCCCTGCGGGCCGCGCTGGACGGGGCGGTGCTGTCGCCGACGGGCTGGGCGGTCGCCGTGGACGACACCGGCCGGGTCGCGGGCATCGCCTCCCAGGAGATGATCGCCGCGGCGATCCGTACGGCCCATGCGGCACACGAACGTTCGGGTGCCGCCTCTGCGGAGACCGACGCGCCGGTGGTGGCCGGGACATGA
- the nuoN gene encoding NADH-quinone oxidoreductase subunit NuoN has protein sequence MSATVVHSLWTTSAAGGIDKIPAPHIEYAQLSPTLIVLGAAILGILVEAFVPRGKRYHTQVWLSVVALAAGFAAVIALANTGYGTTKAHIAAMGAIAVDGPALFLQGTILLASIAAVFTFAERKLDPEAHGKRVDSFAAQGASVPGSDSEQAAVKAGFTTTEVFPLALFAIAGMLVFPSANDLLTLFVALEVFSLPLYLLCALARRKRLLSQEAAVKYFLLGSFSSAFLLFGIALLYGYAGSVSYARIAEVVDGTVQTVNPALADTMGNDALLLIGGAMILMGLLFKVGAVPFHMWTPDVYQGAPTPVTGFMAAATKVAAFGALLRLLYVVLPGLRWDWRPVMWAIAIITMLGGAIVAITQTDIKRLLAYSSIAHAGFILAGVIATTPDGISSVLFYLLAYSFVTIGAFAVVTLVRDAGGEATHLSKWAGLGRRSPLVAAFFALFLLAFAGIPLTSGFSGKFAVFKAAADGGAGALVVVGVISSAIAAFFYIRVIVLMFFSEPKADGPTVAVPSLLTKTTIGIGGVVTVVLGVAPQYFLDLANQAGIFVR, from the coding sequence GTGAGTGCGACAGTCGTCCACAGCCTGTGGACAACTTCGGCGGCCGGGGGGATCGACAAGATCCCGGCCCCCCATATCGAGTACGCGCAGTTGTCGCCCACGCTGATCGTGCTGGGCGCCGCCATCCTGGGGATCCTGGTCGAGGCGTTCGTCCCCCGGGGGAAGCGCTACCACACGCAGGTGTGGCTCTCCGTGGTCGCCCTGGCCGCCGGTTTCGCGGCGGTGATCGCCCTCGCCAACACCGGCTACGGCACGACCAAGGCGCACATCGCGGCCATGGGCGCCATCGCCGTCGACGGCCCGGCGCTCTTCCTCCAGGGGACGATCCTGCTGGCGTCGATCGCCGCCGTGTTCACCTTCGCCGAGCGCAAGCTCGACCCGGAGGCGCACGGCAAGCGTGTCGACTCGTTCGCCGCGCAGGGCGCGTCCGTCCCGGGCAGCGACAGCGAACAGGCCGCCGTCAAGGCCGGGTTCACCACCACCGAGGTGTTCCCGCTGGCCCTGTTCGCGATCGCGGGCATGCTGGTCTTCCCGTCGGCCAACGACCTGCTGACGCTGTTCGTGGCGCTGGAAGTGTTCTCCCTCCCGCTCTACCTCCTCTGCGCCCTGGCCCGCCGCAAGCGGCTGCTGTCGCAGGAGGCCGCGGTGAAGTACTTCCTGCTGGGCTCCTTCTCGTCGGCGTTCCTGCTCTTCGGGATCGCGCTGCTGTACGGGTACGCGGGCTCGGTGTCGTACGCGCGCATCGCGGAGGTGGTCGACGGCACGGTCCAGACCGTGAACCCGGCCCTCGCCGACACCATGGGCAACGACGCGCTGCTGCTCATCGGCGGCGCGATGATCCTCATGGGGCTGCTGTTCAAGGTCGGCGCGGTGCCGTTCCACATGTGGACCCCGGACGTCTACCAGGGCGCGCCCACCCCGGTCACCGGCTTCATGGCGGCGGCGACGAAGGTCGCGGCCTTCGGCGCGCTGCTGCGGCTGCTGTACGTGGTGCTGCCGGGCCTGCGCTGGGACTGGCGTCCCGTGATGTGGGCGATCGCGATCATCACCATGCTGGGCGGCGCGATCGTGGCCATCACCCAGACCGACATCAAGCGCCTCCTGGCGTACTCCTCCATCGCCCACGCCGGCTTCATCCTGGCCGGTGTGATCGCGACGACGCCCGACGGCATCTCGTCCGTCCTCTTCTACCTGCTCGCGTATTCCTTCGTGACGATCGGCGCGTTCGCGGTGGTCACGCTGGTGCGCGACGCGGGCGGCGAGGCGACGCACCTGTCCAAGTGGGCGGGACTGGGGCGGCGTTCGCCGCTGGTGGCCGCGTTCTTCGCGCTGTTCCTGCTGGCCTTCGCCGGTATCCCGCTGACCTCCGGCTTCTCGGGGAAGTTCGCGGTCTTCAAGGCGGCGGCCGACGGCGGCGCGGGAGCGCTGGTGGTGGTCGGTGTGATCTCGTCGGCGATCGCCGCGTTCTTCTACATCCGGGTCATCGTGCTGATGTTCTTCAGCGAGCCGAAGGCGGACGGGCCGACGGTCGCCGTGCCGTCGCTGCTGACCAAGACGACGATCGGCATCGGGGGCGTGGTCACGGTCGTGCTCGGTGTGGCGCCGCAGTACTTCCTGGATCTGGCCAACCAGGCAGGGATCTTCGTGCGGTAG
- a CDS encoding NADH-quinone oxidoreductase subunit M, with translation MSFPYLTVAAALPAVGAIATAAVPAARRTFAKWLALLFSLATLAVAAVVLALFEPGGDRYQLTESHAWIKEFGVRYELGVDGIGVVLMALTALLIPFVILAGWHDADPLEDAAPNRRWRPTQGFFALILMVEAMVILSFEATDVFLFYILFEAMLIPMYFLIGGFGDRAHAGGDEAAATQRSYAAVKFLLYNLVGGLIMLAAVIGLFVVAGTFSLSEIAEARANGSLSMATSTERWLFLGFFFAFAVKAPLWPLHTWLPNAMGEATAPVAVLITAVVDKVGTFAMLRFCLQLFPEASKWATPVILVLALISIVYGALLAVGQRDIKRLIAYASISHFGFIIMGIFAMTSQGQSGATLYMVNHGISTAALMLVAGFLITRRGSRLIADYGGVQKVAPVLAGTFLIGGLATLSLPGLSPFVSEFLVLVGTFSRYPVVGIIATSGIVLAALYVLVLYQRTMTGPVKAAVQGMSDLRVRELVVVTPLIALLLFLGVYPKPLTDIVNPAVKHTMSDVKKTDPKPEVEAAP, from the coding sequence ATGTCGTTCCCCTATCTGACGGTGGCGGCGGCGCTCCCGGCGGTCGGCGCGATCGCCACGGCGGCCGTGCCCGCCGCCCGGCGTACCTTCGCCAAATGGCTGGCGCTCCTGTTCTCCCTCGCCACGCTCGCGGTGGCCGCGGTCGTCCTGGCCCTCTTCGAGCCCGGCGGCGACCGCTACCAACTCACCGAGTCGCACGCCTGGATCAAGGAATTCGGGGTCAGGTACGAACTGGGCGTGGACGGCATCGGCGTTGTGCTGATGGCGCTGACCGCCCTGCTGATCCCGTTTGTCATCCTGGCGGGCTGGCACGACGCCGACCCGCTGGAGGACGCGGCGCCGAACCGCCGCTGGCGGCCGACCCAGGGCTTCTTCGCGCTCATCCTGATGGTCGAGGCGATGGTGATCCTCTCCTTCGAGGCCACCGACGTCTTCCTCTTCTACATCCTCTTCGAAGCCATGCTCATCCCGATGTACTTCCTCATCGGCGGCTTCGGCGACCGGGCGCACGCGGGCGGGGACGAGGCGGCGGCGACGCAGCGCTCGTACGCGGCCGTGAAGTTCCTCCTGTACAACCTGGTCGGCGGGCTGATCATGCTCGCCGCGGTCATCGGCCTGTTCGTCGTCGCGGGGACGTTCTCGCTCTCCGAGATCGCCGAGGCGCGGGCCAACGGCTCGCTGTCCATGGCGACCAGCACCGAGCGGTGGCTGTTCCTCGGCTTCTTCTTCGCGTTCGCCGTGAAGGCCCCGCTGTGGCCGCTGCACACCTGGCTGCCCAACGCGATGGGCGAGGCCACCGCGCCCGTGGCCGTCCTGATCACGGCCGTGGTCGACAAGGTCGGCACGTTCGCGATGCTGCGCTTCTGCCTCCAGCTCTTCCCGGAGGCCTCCAAGTGGGCCACCCCGGTGATCCTGGTGCTGGCGCTGATCAGCATCGTCTACGGCGCGCTGCTCGCCGTCGGCCAGCGGGACATCAAGCGCCTGATCGCCTACGCGTCGATCTCGCACTTCGGCTTCATCATCATGGGCATCTTCGCGATGACCAGCCAGGGCCAGTCGGGCGCCACGCTCTACATGGTCAACCACGGGATCTCGACGGCCGCGCTGATGCTGGTCGCCGGCTTCCTGATCACCCGGCGCGGCTCGCGGCTCATCGCGGACTACGGCGGAGTGCAGAAGGTCGCACCGGTCCTCGCCGGTACGTTCCTGATCGGCGGTCTGGCCACGCTCTCGCTGCCGGGGCTCTCCCCGTTCGTGAGCGAATTCCTGGTCCTGGTGGGCACGTTCAGCAGATATCCGGTGGTCGGCATCATCGCCACCTCCGGCATCGTGCTCGCCGCGCTCTACGTCCTGGTGCTCTACCAGCGCACGATGACCGGTCCGGTGAAGGCGGCGGTCCAGGGCATGTCGGACCTCAGGGTCCGTGAGCTGGTGGTCGTCACCCCGCTGATCGCGCTGCTCCTCTTCCTGGGTGTCTACCCGAAGCCGCTGACCGACATCGTCAACCCGGCCGTGAAACACACGATGTCGGACGTCAAGAAGACAGACCCCAAGCCCGAGGTGGAGGCCGCTCCGTGA
- the nuoL gene encoding NADH-quinone oxidoreductase subunit L, translating into MENLIALLIAAPLLGAAVLLCGGRRLDRLGHWLGTALAGAAFVIGVVLFSDMLGRSGEDRALHQHLFSWIPVEGFQADVAFQLDQLSMTFVLLITGVGTLIHIYSIGYMEHDERRRRFFGYLNLFLAAMLLLVLADNYLLLYMGWEGVGLASYLLIGFWQHKPSAATAAKKAFLVNRVGDVGLSIAIMLMFTTFGTFAFGPVLENATDATEGKLTAIGLMLLLAACGKSAQVPLQSWLGDAMEGPTPVSALIHAATMVTAGVYLITRSGAIFNGAPDAQLVVVVVGAVTLLFGAIVGCAKDDIKKALAGSTMSQIGYMILAAGLGPIGYVFAIMHLVTHGFFKAGLFLGAGSVMHGMNDEVDMRKYGGLRKYMPVTFVTFGLGYLAIIGFPGLSGFWSKDKIIEAAFAKGGTEGWILGAVTLLGAAITAYYMTRVMLMTFFGEKRWEPDAEGHEPHPHESPKSMTIPMIVLAFGSVFAGGLFSLNSAFVNWLEPVTGHDHGHSPVSAATVTASTVVVLLIGVGIAWAQYGRRPVPKLAPRGSLLTRAARRDLLQDDFNHVVLVRGGEHLTRSLVYVDHTLVDGVVNGTAASFGGLSGRLRKLQNGYARSYAVSMLGGTAVLIAATLLMRAV; encoded by the coding sequence GTGGAGAACTTGATTGCGCTGCTCATCGCGGCGCCTCTGCTCGGAGCGGCGGTCCTGCTGTGCGGCGGGCGCCGGCTCGACCGCCTGGGCCACTGGCTCGGTACGGCGCTGGCCGGCGCGGCGTTCGTGATCGGCGTGGTGCTGTTCAGCGACATGCTCGGCAGGAGCGGTGAGGACCGCGCCCTGCACCAGCACCTGTTCAGCTGGATCCCTGTCGAGGGCTTCCAGGCGGACGTCGCCTTCCAGCTCGACCAGCTGTCGATGACGTTCGTCCTGCTGATCACCGGTGTGGGCACGCTGATCCACATCTACTCGATCGGGTACATGGAGCACGACGAGCGGCGCCGCCGCTTCTTCGGCTACCTGAACCTGTTCCTGGCGGCGATGCTGCTGCTGGTCCTCGCCGACAACTACCTGCTGCTGTACATGGGCTGGGAGGGCGTGGGCCTCGCCTCGTACCTGCTGATCGGGTTCTGGCAGCACAAGCCCAGCGCGGCCACCGCCGCGAAGAAGGCCTTCCTGGTCAACCGCGTCGGTGACGTGGGCCTGTCGATCGCGATCATGCTGATGTTCACGACCTTCGGGACCTTCGCCTTCGGCCCGGTGCTGGAGAACGCGACGGACGCCACCGAGGGCAAGCTGACGGCCATCGGCCTGATGCTGCTGCTCGCCGCGTGCGGCAAGTCGGCCCAGGTGCCGCTCCAGTCGTGGCTCGGTGACGCGATGGAGGGCCCGACCCCGGTCTCGGCCCTGATCCACGCGGCGACGATGGTGACCGCGGGCGTCTACCTGATCACCCGCTCCGGCGCGATCTTCAACGGGGCGCCCGACGCCCAGCTGGTGGTCGTGGTGGTCGGCGCGGTGACGCTCCTCTTCGGTGCGATCGTCGGTTGCGCGAAGGACGACATCAAGAAGGCCCTGGCCGGGTCGACGATGTCGCAGATCGGCTACATGATCCTGGCGGCGGGCCTCGGCCCGATCGGGTACGTCTTCGCGATCATGCACCTGGTGACGCACGGCTTCTTCAAGGCGGGGCTCTTCCTCGGCGCCGGTTCGGTCATGCACGGCATGAACGACGAGGTGGACATGAGGAAGTACGGCGGCCTGCGGAAGTACATGCCGGTCACGTTCGTCACCTTCGGCCTCGGCTATCTGGCGATCATCGGCTTCCCCGGCCTCTCCGGCTTCTGGTCCAAGGACAAGATCATCGAAGCGGCCTTCGCCAAGGGCGGTACGGAGGGCTGGATCCTCGGCGCCGTCACCCTGCTGGGCGCCGCGATCACCGCGTACTACATGACCCGCGTGATGCTGATGACCTTCTTCGGCGAGAAGCGCTGGGAGCCCGACGCGGAAGGCCACGAGCCGCACCCGCACGAGTCGCCCAAGTCGATGACGATCCCCATGATCGTGCTCGCCTTCGGCTCGGTCTTCGCGGGCGGGCTGTTCTCCCTGAACAGTGCCTTCGTGAACTGGCTGGAGCCCGTCACCGGACATGACCACGGCCACTCGCCGGTCAGCGCCGCGACGGTCACCGCCTCCACGGTCGTGGTGCTCCTCATCGGCGTCGGCATCGCCTGGGCGCAGTACGGCAGGCGCCCGGTGCCCAAGCTCGCCCCGCGCGGCTCGCTGCTCACCCGCGCCGCCCGCCGCGACCTCCTCCAGGACGACTTCAACCACGTCGTCCTGGTCCGCGGCGGCGAACACCTCACCCGCTCCCTGGTGTACGTCGACCACACCCTGGTCGACGGCGTGGTCAACGGCACCGCGGCGTCCTTCGGCGGGCTCTCGGGCCGGCTGCGCAAGCTCCAGAACGGTTACGCCCGCTCCTATGCGGTCTCGATGCTCGGAGGTACGGCAGTGCTCATCGCCGCGACCCTGCTGATGAGGGCGGTGTAA
- the nuoK gene encoding NADH-quinone oxidoreductase subunit NuoK — protein sequence MNPVHYLYLASLLFTIGATGVLIRRNAIVVFMCIELMLNACNLAFVAFARLHGNLDGQVIAFFVMVVAAAEVVVGLAIIVSLFRSRHSASVDDASLMKL from the coding sequence ATGAACCCGGTCCACTACCTCTACCTCGCGTCGCTGCTCTTCACCATCGGTGCCACCGGTGTGCTGATCCGGCGCAACGCGATCGTGGTGTTCATGTGCATCGAGCTGATGCTCAACGCCTGCAATCTCGCGTTTGTCGCCTTCGCCCGGCTGCACGGCAATCTCGACGGGCAGGTCATCGCCTTCTTCGTGATGGTCGTCGCCGCCGCGGAGGTCGTGGTCGGGCTCGCGATCATCGTGTCGCTCTTCCGCTCCCGCCACTCGGCCTCGGTCGACGACGCCAGCCTGATGAAGCTCTGA
- a CDS encoding NADH-quinone oxidoreductase subunit J: MNALAASTTLAASATSTGEAVQFWILGTVAVVGAFATILMKRAVHSALSLAATMIILAVFYLANGAYFLGVVQIIVYTGAIMMLFLFVVMLVGVTAADSLKETLKGQRWLALVCGLGFGALLIGGIGNASLNSFAGLGQANAGGNVEGLAALIFTKYVFAFEITGALLITAAVGAMVLTHRERTERALTQREMAEDRVRKGIHLPPLPAPGVYARHNAVDIPGLLPDGTISELTVNKTLKDRGQIRDVSSEAIADLKALEQRSTDRLGREEEIKR; encoded by the coding sequence GTGAACGCACTCGCAGCCTCCACCACCCTCGCGGCCTCCGCCACGTCGACCGGCGAGGCCGTCCAGTTCTGGATTCTCGGTACGGTCGCGGTGGTCGGCGCCTTCGCCACGATCCTCATGAAGAGGGCCGTGCACAGCGCGCTGAGCCTGGCCGCGACGATGATCATCCTGGCCGTCTTCTACCTGGCCAACGGCGCCTACTTCCTGGGCGTCGTCCAGATCATCGTCTACACCGGCGCGATCATGATGCTGTTCCTCTTCGTGGTCATGCTGGTCGGTGTCACCGCGGCGGACTCCCTCAAGGAGACGCTCAAGGGCCAGCGCTGGCTGGCCCTGGTCTGCGGACTCGGCTTCGGCGCCCTGCTGATCGGGGGCATCGGCAACGCGTCGCTGAACTCGTTCGCCGGCCTCGGCCAGGCCAACGCGGGCGGCAACGTCGAGGGACTGGCCGCGCTGATCTTCACCAAGTACGTCTTCGCCTTCGAGATCACCGGCGCGCTGCTGATCACCGCGGCCGTCGGCGCCATGGTCCTCACCCACCGCGAGCGCACCGAACGGGCGCTGACGCAGCGGGAGATGGCCGAGGACCGGGTCCGCAAGGGCATCCACCTGCCGCCGCTGCCCGCCCCGGGCGTCTACGCCCGGCACAACGCGGTGGACATCCCGGGCCTGCTGCCGGACGGCACGATCTCCGAGCTGACCGTCAACAAGACCCTCAAGGACCGCGGCCAGATCCGCGACGTGTCGAGCGAGGCCATCGCGGACCTCAAGGCGTTGGAGCAGCGGTCCACCGACCGGCTCGGCCGCGAGGAGGAGATCAAGCGATGA
- the nuoI gene encoding NADH-quinone oxidoreductase subunit NuoI has translation MSDSSQDSSQVSRRDPARDSSHDASQAENPRAPKNPVAGFGVTFKAMFKKRLTEQYPEQQKVTAPRFHGRHQLNRHPDGLEKCIGCELCAWACPADAIYVEGADNTEEERYSPGERYGRVYQINYARCILCGLCIEACPTRALTMTNEFELADSSRESLIYTKEQLLAGLDEGMVESPHSIFPGTDEQDYYRGLVTEAAPGTVRQVALSKGERPQEAASTFGEDEPASKKVIGS, from the coding sequence GTGTCTGACTCTTCGCAGGATTCCTCGCAGGTCTCCCGGCGGGACCCCGCACGGGACTCTTCGCACGATGCTTCGCAGGCGGAGAACCCCCGCGCCCCGAAGAACCCGGTCGCGGGCTTCGGCGTGACCTTCAAGGCCATGTTCAAGAAGCGGCTGACCGAGCAGTACCCGGAGCAGCAGAAGGTGACGGCGCCGCGCTTCCACGGCCGTCACCAGCTGAACCGGCATCCGGACGGCCTGGAGAAGTGCATCGGCTGCGAGCTGTGCGCCTGGGCGTGTCCGGCGGACGCGATCTACGTGGAGGGCGCGGACAACACCGAGGAGGAGCGCTACTCCCCGGGGGAGCGCTACGGCCGCGTCTACCAGATCAACTACGCGCGCTGCATCCTCTGCGGCCTGTGCATCGAGGCGTGCCCGACCCGGGCGCTCACGATGACCAACGAGTTCGAGCTGGCCGACAGCTCGCGCGAGAGCCTCATCTACACCAAGGAGCAGCTCCTCGCGGGCCTGGACGAGGGCATGGTCGAGTCGCCGCACTCGATCTTCCCGGGGACGGACGAGCAGGACTACTACCGGGGGCTGGTCACCGAGGCCGCGCCCGGCACGGTCCGCCAGGTGGCGCTGAGCAAGGGCGAGCGGCCGCAGGAGGCCGCGTCCACCTTCGGCGAGGACGAGCCGGCGTCGAAGAAGGTGATCGGGTCGTGA